One stretch of Arachis duranensis cultivar V14167 chromosome 1, aradu.V14167.gnm2.J7QH, whole genome shotgun sequence DNA includes these proteins:
- the LOC107491559 gene encoding protein LATERAL ORGAN BOUNDARIES-like isoform X2, with protein MASSSSYNSPCAACKFLRRKCMPGCIFAPYFPPEEPQKFANVHKIFGASNVTKLLNELLPHQREDAVNSLAYEAEARVRDPVYGCVGAISFLQRQVQRLQKELDAANADLLRYSFTDIAPTPALSMPPGLTNATSLQQIPQRFGARFDNEGSGFYNNNRQYSPNIYSYPYSLPWTDTSSKDISDGGGLGDGDGRGGNL; from the coding sequence atggcatcatcaagctcgTACAATTCACCTTGCGCTGCCTGCAAATTCTTGAGGAGGAAGTGCATGCCAGGGTGTATCTTTGCGCCTTATTTTCCACCCGAAGAGCCTCAAAAGTTTGCAAACGTGCACAAGATCTTCGGTGCAAGCAATGTTACCAAGCTCCTCAACGAGCTTCTGCCTCATCAAAGGGAGGATGCGGTCAACTCCCTCGCTTATGAGGCAGAAGCTCGCGTGAGAGATCCTGTTTACGGCTGCGTTGGCGCCATATCATTCCTCCAAAGACAAGTCCAAAGACTTCAGAAAGAACTTGATGCCGCCAACGCCGATCTTCTCCGCTATTCCTTTACTGACATCGCTCCGACGCCGGCTCTTTCTATGCCTCCCGGACTAACCAATGCTACTTCCCTTCAACAAATTCCCCAAAGGTTTGGGGCAAGATTTGATAACGAAGGAAGTGGATTCTATAACAATAATCGCCAATATTCACCTAATATTTATTCTTACCCTTACTCTCTTCCCTGGACCGATACCTCTTCCAAGGATATCAGCGATGGGGGCGGGTTAGGTGACGGCGATGGGAGAGGAGGTAATTTGTGA
- the LOC107491559 gene encoding LOB domain-containing protein 13-like isoform X1, whose product MQGHSHSFFLSFSLSFASIHSFSIISTQCSRLPSPALSHSITIYYHLFSHLLNYHHLSPYSLYLSLPVRVSLLNKSERSLSHYCCFCHGGRRRKKKKKKNKVVKTLSSNKGKGIKKKKGIKKEMASSSSYNSPCAACKFLRRKCMPGCIFAPYFPPEEPQKFANVHKIFGASNVTKLLNELLPHQREDAVNSLAYEAEARVRDPVYGCVGAISFLQRQVQRLQKELDAANADLLRYSFTDIAPTPALSMPPGLTNATSLQQIPQRFGARFDNEGSGFYNNNRQYSPNIYSYPYSLPWTDTSSKDISDGGGLGDGDGRGGNL is encoded by the exons atGCAAGGTCATAgtcattctttctttctttctttctctttgtctTTTGCATCCATTCATTCCTTCTCCATCATATCCACTCAATGCTCTCGATTGCCTTCCCCGGCCCTCTCCCACTCTATTACTATATACTATCACCTTTTTTCCCACTTATTAAATTATCATCATCTTTCACCCtactctctctatctctctcttccAGTTAGGGTTTCACTCCTCAACAAATCTGAGAGAAGCTTATCCCATTATTGCTGTTTTTGTCacggaggaagaagaaggaaaaaaaaaaaaaaaaaaaataaggttGTGAAAACCTTATCATCCAACAAGggaaagggaataaagaaaaaaaag GGAATCAAGAAGGAgatggcatcatcaagctcgTACAATTCACCTTGCGCTGCCTGCAAATTCTTGAGGAGGAAGTGCATGCCAGGGTGTATCTTTGCGCCTTATTTTCCACCCGAAGAGCCTCAAAAGTTTGCAAACGTGCACAAGATCTTCGGTGCAAGCAATGTTACCAAGCTCCTCAACGAGCTTCTGCCTCATCAAAGGGAGGATGCGGTCAACTCCCTCGCTTATGAGGCAGAAGCTCGCGTGAGAGATCCTGTTTACGGCTGCGTTGGCGCCATATCATTCCTCCAAAGACAAGTCCAAAGACTTCAGAAAGAACTTGATGCCGCCAACGCCGATCTTCTCCGCTATTCCTTTACTGACATCGCTCCGACGCCGGCTCTTTCTATGCCTCCCGGACTAACCAATGCTACTTCCCTTCAACAAATTCCCCAAAGGTTTGGGGCAAGATTTGATAACGAAGGAAGTGGATTCTATAACAATAATCGCCAATATTCACCTAATATTTATTCTTACCCTTACTCTCTTCCCTGGACCGATACCTCTTCCAAGGATATCAGCGATGGGGGCGGGTTAGGTGACGGCGATGGGAGAGGAGGTAATTTGTGA